One Cervus canadensis isolate Bull #8, Minnesota chromosome 12, ASM1932006v1, whole genome shotgun sequence DNA window includes the following coding sequences:
- the KIFC2 gene encoding kinesin-like protein KIFC2 isoform X7 produces MLEEGAGLRRGGGRRSMRAGSAAGGHGVGAGTRGGVKPGPLPPRAPMYAFYSLLIYIFYSLFRRDGGAAAAADAENPAQSARCKPGSRRRADQPTAELWTELTGLVGSSEAEDGSGGGAERCPAEVSLEEALVRLAEFLSVQLGAEESFGTPPDLSKPGDVPPLLTVTGQLLALLAWIRSPRGRQALSQGMQPVSGVQHPPPAGSPLQEESPSLSPRGEAQGQQPPQLEEDQRAWQRLEQLILGQLEELKQQLEHQEEELGQLRLGVGATDSEKRVQHLTLENKALKQSLSLTRDLLLHWGPAPHTRAPQEKAEALLELRGRLQEAQDTTEALRVQLGVQEVQLQGLQGALRQLQQETEQNCRRELQQMRGQLAGLRARMASLRQGCGDLRGLVSTFTQSCQGSLSEAQGQVSWALGALSADGAGTQLAEAPQGPLPGCPGRLLELKGNIRVLCRLRPGTPSSLVSLEPGPGGTVTTCYRGHQRRFRLDWVFPPHASQEEAPQRSPALSHQGPPCPRASPAPGSEAGPSRPGGSPGGWPHPLGRAQPGVSAPGEAAQWGPAALQAPALTRTGGAGPAAGQPLSARPADAEPGEEQPGHRRHSHEPAQLSLARPGHADTAHSVPIARSWHRRHAAPRRPGGVRARLEGGGGRHIAGRPRRRPASTGGSDHQPLAAGAGRRDGRAAGPPAPRALPRLAAHTPTAAGAGPRRHGGAAAADLHAARGSRRDRVLAQVRRACEPSGVGAGQAPQGSPLRDTLLLEHRHTTLRDPLHPHDVARQPSKPRLRQRLQLGPGTAGGPAFLVLPKEPGSHLCGQRQQNPYSLMTSLISGDRCPPRQSPPSSPTLEECSAWGNDHTSPAPLSPSAVIAAHSRGSQGRRCRPRPSGHQSHYPITTLDLD; encoded by the exons ATGCTGGAAGAGGGTGCGGGGCTGCGCCGAGGGGGCGGCCGCCGGAGCATGCGCGCGGGCTCTGCGGCGGGCGGGCACGGTGTCGGCGCGGGGACGCGGGGCGGCGTGAAGCCGGGCCCTCTGCCGCCCCGCGCTCCCATGTACGCCTTCTACTCGCTGCTCATCTACATCTTCTACAGCCTCTTCCGTAGGGATGGCGGGGCCGCGGCGGCCGCCGACGCTGAAAACCCGGCCCAG AGCGCCCGCTGTAAGCCCGGGAGTCGCCGCCGCGCCGACCAGCCAACCGCAGAGCTGTGGACCGAGCTGACCGGCCTGGTCG GCTCTTCGGAGGCCGAGGATGGGTCGGGAGGGGGAGCCGAGCGCTGTCCGGCTGAGGTCTCTCTGGAAGAGGCTCTCGTGCGTCTTGCCGAGTTCCTGTCAGTCCAGCTGGGGGCGGAAGAGAGCTTTGGGACTCCTCCCGACCTGAGCAAG CCCGGTGATGTTCCCCCACTGTTGACGGTGACTGGTCAACTCTTGGCTCTCCTGGCATGGATTCGAAGTCCCAGGGGCAGGCAGGCCCTGTCCCAGGGGATGCAGCCTGTCTCAGGGGTGCAGCACCCTCCTCCTGCTG GATCCCCATTGCAAGAAGAAAGCCCTTCCCTTTCACCAAGGGGCGAGGCCCAGGGGCAGCAGCCTCCTCAGCTGGAAGAGGACCAGAGGGCTTGGCAGCGGCTGGAACAGCTCATCCTTGGACAG cTGGAAGAGCTGAAGCAGCAGCTGGAACatcaggaggaggagctgggccaGCTGCGCCTGGGAGTG GGAGCAACAGACTCAGAGAAAAGGGTTCAGCATCTGACTCTGGAGAACAAAGCCCTGAAACAGAGCTTGAGCCTTACTCGGGACCTCTTGCTGCACTGGGGCCCTGCCCCCCACACCAGGGCCCCCCAG GAGAAGGCAGAAGCCCTGCTGGAGCTCCGGGGGCGGCTTCAAGAAGCCCAGGACACCACGGAAGCCCTCCGAGTCCAG CTAGGGGTGCAGGAGGTGCAGCTGCAGGGCCTTCAGGGGGCCCTCCGGCAGCTCCAGCAGGAGACTGAGCAGAACTGCAGGAGGGAGCTGCAGCAGATGCGAGGGCAGCTGGCAG GACTACGTGCTCGCATGGCCAGCTTGCGTCAGGGCTGTGGGGACCTCCGGGGACTCGTCAGCACCTTTACCCAGAGCTGCCAGGGTTCTCTGAGCGAAGCCCAGGGACAG GTTTCCTGGGCTCTGGGGGCACTGTCAGCTGATGGGGCTGGGACTCAACTCGCGGAGGCGCCGCAGGGGCCTCTCCCTGGATGCCCAGGGCGGCTGCTGGAGCTCAAAG GAAACATCCGTGTGCTGTGTCGCCTGAGGCCAGGGACACCCTCCAGCCTGGTGAGCCTAGAGCCCGGCCCAGGTGGCACTGTTACTACCTGCTATCGAGGGCACCAGCGTCGCTTCCGCCTAGACTGGGTCTTCCCTCCACACGCCAGCCAGGAGGAG GCCCCCCAACGGAGCCCTGCCCTTTCTCACCAGGGACCTCCTTGCCCCAGGGCCTCCCCAGCGCCTGGCAGTGAGGCAGGGCCCAGCAGGCCAGGGGGGAGTCCAGGTGGCTGGCCTCACCCACTGGGACGTGCCCAGCCTGGAGTCTCTGCACCAGGTGAGGCTGCCCAGTGGGGCCCCGCAGCTCTCCAAGCCCCCGCCCTTACCCGCACCGGGGGCGCGGGCCCCGCCGCAGGCCAGCCCTTGTCCGCCCGTCCTGCAGATGCTGAGCCTGGGGAGGAGCAACCGGGCCACCGCCGCCACAGCCATGAACCAGCGCAGCTCTCGCTCGCACGCCCTGGTCACGCTGACACTGCGCACAGCGTCCCCATCGCGCGGTCCTGGCACCGCAG GCACGCTGCACCTCGTCGACCTGGCGGGGTCCGAGCGCGCCTGGAAGGCGGGGGCGGCCGGCACATCGCAGGAAGACCGCGACGGCGCCCAGCGTCTACGGGAGGCTCGGACCATCAACCGCTCGCTGCTGGCGCTGGGAGGCGTGATGGCCGCGCTGCGGGCCCGCCGGCCCCACGTGCCCTTCCGCGACTCGCAGCTCACACGCCTACTGCAGCCGGCGCTGGGCCCAGGCGCCACGGCGGTGCTGCTGCTGCAG ATCTCCACGCGGCCCGAGGATCTCGGCGAGACCGTGTGCTCGCTCAAGTTCGCCGAGCGTGTGAGCCGAGTGGAGTTGGGGCCGGCCAGGCCCCGCAGGGCTCCCCGCTCCGGGACACCCTCCTCCTTGAGCACCGACACACCACTCTCCGGGACCCCCTGCACCCCCACGACGTCGCCCGGCAGCCCTCCAAGCCCCGGCTTAGACAGCGGCTCCAGCTCGGCCCTGGCACCGCCGGAGGACCTGCCTTCCTAGTCCTGCCCAAGGAGCCTGGGTCACATCTCTGCGGGCAGAGGCAGCAAAATCCCTATTCCCTCATGACTTCCTTGATCTCTGGGGACCGATGCCCCCCCCGCCAGAGtccaccctcctctcccaccctggAGGAGTGCTCTGCCTGGGGTAATGATCacacctcccccgcccccttaTCACCATCTGCTGTTATCGCAGCGCACAGCAGGGGATCCCAGGGCCGCAGATGCAGACCGCGGCCAAGTGGTCACCAGAGTCACTATCCCATCACCACATTAGACTTGGATTGA
- the KIFC2 gene encoding kinesin-like protein KIFC2 isoform X2: protein MLEEGAGLRRGGGRRSMRAGSAAGGHGVGAGTRGGVKPGPLPPRAPMYAFYSLLIYIFYSLFRRDGGAAAAADAENPAQSARCKPGSRRRADQPTAELWTELTGLVGSSEAEDGSGGGAERCPAEVSLEEALVRLAEFLSVQLGAEESFGTPPDLSKPGDVPPLLTVTGQLLALLAWIRSPRGRQALSQGMQPVSGVQHPPPAGSPLQEESPSLSPRGEAQGQQPPQLEEDQRAWQRLEQLILGQLEELKQQLEHQEEELGQLRLGVGATDSEKRVQHLTLENKALKQSLSLTRDLLLHWGPAPHTRAPQEKAEALLELRGRLQEAQDTTEALRVQETEQNCRRELQQMRGQLAGLRARMASLRQGCGDLRGLVSTFTQSCQGSLSEAQGQVSWALGALSADGAGTQLAEAPQGPLPGCPGRLLELKGNIRVLCRLRPGTPSSLVSLEPGPGGTVTTCYRGHQRRFRLDWVFPPHASQEEVFRELESAVLSCLGGYSVCIFTYGQTGTGKTYSMEGPPEDPGIAPRALQSLFREMGTGGQHRVTLSMVEIYNEAVRSGAPGASRLAPSPNPFCLHPQAPQRSPALSHQGPPCPRASPAPGSEAGPSRPGGSPGGWPHPLGRAQPGVSAPGEAAQWGPAALQAPALTRTGGAGPAAGQPLSARPADAEPGEEQPGHRRHSHEPAQLSLARPGHADTAHSVPIARSWHRRHAAPRRPGGVRARLEGGGGRHIAGRPRRRPASTGGSDHQPLAAGAGRRDGRAAGPPAPRALPRLAAHTPTAAGAGPRRHGGAAAADLHAARGSRRDRVLAQVRRACEPSGVGAGQAPQGSPLRDTLLLEHRHTTLRDPLHPHDVARQPSKPRLRQRLQLGPGTAGGPAFLVLPKEPGSHLCGQRQQNPYSLMTSLISGDRCPPRQSPPSSPTLEECSAWGNDHTSPAPLSPSAVIAAHSRGSQGRRCRPRPSGHQSHYPITTLDLD, encoded by the exons ATGCTGGAAGAGGGTGCGGGGCTGCGCCGAGGGGGCGGCCGCCGGAGCATGCGCGCGGGCTCTGCGGCGGGCGGGCACGGTGTCGGCGCGGGGACGCGGGGCGGCGTGAAGCCGGGCCCTCTGCCGCCCCGCGCTCCCATGTACGCCTTCTACTCGCTGCTCATCTACATCTTCTACAGCCTCTTCCGTAGGGATGGCGGGGCCGCGGCGGCCGCCGACGCTGAAAACCCGGCCCAG AGCGCCCGCTGTAAGCCCGGGAGTCGCCGCCGCGCCGACCAGCCAACCGCAGAGCTGTGGACCGAGCTGACCGGCCTGGTCG GCTCTTCGGAGGCCGAGGATGGGTCGGGAGGGGGAGCCGAGCGCTGTCCGGCTGAGGTCTCTCTGGAAGAGGCTCTCGTGCGTCTTGCCGAGTTCCTGTCAGTCCAGCTGGGGGCGGAAGAGAGCTTTGGGACTCCTCCCGACCTGAGCAAG CCCGGTGATGTTCCCCCACTGTTGACGGTGACTGGTCAACTCTTGGCTCTCCTGGCATGGATTCGAAGTCCCAGGGGCAGGCAGGCCCTGTCCCAGGGGATGCAGCCTGTCTCAGGGGTGCAGCACCCTCCTCCTGCTG GATCCCCATTGCAAGAAGAAAGCCCTTCCCTTTCACCAAGGGGCGAGGCCCAGGGGCAGCAGCCTCCTCAGCTGGAAGAGGACCAGAGGGCTTGGCAGCGGCTGGAACAGCTCATCCTTGGACAG cTGGAAGAGCTGAAGCAGCAGCTGGAACatcaggaggaggagctgggccaGCTGCGCCTGGGAGTG GGAGCAACAGACTCAGAGAAAAGGGTTCAGCATCTGACTCTGGAGAACAAAGCCCTGAAACAGAGCTTGAGCCTTACTCGGGACCTCTTGCTGCACTGGGGCCCTGCCCCCCACACCAGGGCCCCCCAG GAGAAGGCAGAAGCCCTGCTGGAGCTCCGGGGGCGGCTTCAAGAAGCCCAGGACACCACGGAAGCCCTCCGAGTCCAG GAGACTGAGCAGAACTGCAGGAGGGAGCTGCAGCAGATGCGAGGGCAGCTGGCAG GACTACGTGCTCGCATGGCCAGCTTGCGTCAGGGCTGTGGGGACCTCCGGGGACTCGTCAGCACCTTTACCCAGAGCTGCCAGGGTTCTCTGAGCGAAGCCCAGGGACAG GTTTCCTGGGCTCTGGGGGCACTGTCAGCTGATGGGGCTGGGACTCAACTCGCGGAGGCGCCGCAGGGGCCTCTCCCTGGATGCCCAGGGCGGCTGCTGGAGCTCAAAG GAAACATCCGTGTGCTGTGTCGCCTGAGGCCAGGGACACCCTCCAGCCTGGTGAGCCTAGAGCCCGGCCCAGGTGGCACTGTTACTACCTGCTATCGAGGGCACCAGCGTCGCTTCCGCCTAGACTGGGTCTTCCCTCCACACGCCAGCCAGGAGGAG GTCTTCAGGGAACTGGAGTCTGCTGTGCTGTCCTGCCTCGGGGGCTACAGTGTCTGCATTTTCACCTACGGTCAGACAGGGACAGGGAAGACCTACAGCATGGAG GGCCCGCCTGAGGACCCCGGCATCGCTCCTAGGGCACTGCAGTCACTGTTTCGGGAGATGGGCACAGGCGGGCAGCACCGCGTGACCCTCAGCATGGTGGAGATCTACAACGAGGCTGTCAGGTCAGGGGCACCTGGTGCCTCCCGCCTTGCCCCCAGCCCCAACCCCTTCTGTCTCCACCCCCAGGCCCCCCAACGGAGCCCTGCCCTTTCTCACCAGGGACCTCCTTGCCCCAGGGCCTCCCCAGCGCCTGGCAGTGAGGCAGGGCCCAGCAGGCCAGGGGGGAGTCCAGGTGGCTGGCCTCACCCACTGGGACGTGCCCAGCCTGGAGTCTCTGCACCAGGTGAGGCTGCCCAGTGGGGCCCCGCAGCTCTCCAAGCCCCCGCCCTTACCCGCACCGGGGGCGCGGGCCCCGCCGCAGGCCAGCCCTTGTCCGCCCGTCCTGCAGATGCTGAGCCTGGGGAGGAGCAACCGGGCCACCGCCGCCACAGCCATGAACCAGCGCAGCTCTCGCTCGCACGCCCTGGTCACGCTGACACTGCGCACAGCGTCCCCATCGCGCGGTCCTGGCACCGCAG GCACGCTGCACCTCGTCGACCTGGCGGGGTCCGAGCGCGCCTGGAAGGCGGGGGCGGCCGGCACATCGCAGGAAGACCGCGACGGCGCCCAGCGTCTACGGGAGGCTCGGACCATCAACCGCTCGCTGCTGGCGCTGGGAGGCGTGATGGCCGCGCTGCGGGCCCGCCGGCCCCACGTGCCCTTCCGCGACTCGCAGCTCACACGCCTACTGCAGCCGGCGCTGGGCCCAGGCGCCACGGCGGTGCTGCTGCTGCAG ATCTCCACGCGGCCCGAGGATCTCGGCGAGACCGTGTGCTCGCTCAAGTTCGCCGAGCGTGTGAGCCGAGTGGAGTTGGGGCCGGCCAGGCCCCGCAGGGCTCCCCGCTCCGGGACACCCTCCTCCTTGAGCACCGACACACCACTCTCCGGGACCCCCTGCACCCCCACGACGTCGCCCGGCAGCCCTCCAAGCCCCGGCTTAGACAGCGGCTCCAGCTCGGCCCTGGCACCGCCGGAGGACCTGCCTTCCTAGTCCTGCCCAAGGAGCCTGGGTCACATCTCTGCGGGCAGAGGCAGCAAAATCCCTATTCCCTCATGACTTCCTTGATCTCTGGGGACCGATGCCCCCCCCGCCAGAGtccaccctcctctcccaccctggAGGAGTGCTCTGCCTGGGGTAATGATCacacctcccccgcccccttaTCACCATCTGCTGTTATCGCAGCGCACAGCAGGGGATCCCAGGGCCGCAGATGCAGACCGCGGCCAAGTGGTCACCAGAGTCACTATCCCATCACCACATTAGACTTGGATTGA
- the KIFC2 gene encoding kinesin-like protein KIFC2 isoform X10, producing the protein MDSKSQGQAGPVPGDAACLRGAAPSSCWIPIARRKPFPFTKGRGPGAAASSAGRGPEGLAAAGTAHPWTAGRAEAAAGTSGGGAGPAAPGSGSNRLREKGSASDSGEQSPETELEPYSGPLAALGPCPPHQGPPGEGRSPAGAPGAASRSPGHHGSPPSPGLRARMASLRQGCGDLRGLVSTFTQSCQGSLSEAQGQVSWALGALSADGAGTQLAEAPQGPLPGCPGRLLELKGNIRVLCRLRPGTPSSLVSLEPGPGGTVTTCYRGHQRRFRLDWVFPPHASQEEVFRELESAVLSCLGGYSVCIFTYGQTGTGKTYSMEGPPEDPGIAPRALQSLFREMGTGGQHRVTLSMVEIYNEAVRSGAPGASRLAPSPNPFCLHPQAPQRSPALSHQGPPCPRASPAPGSEAGPSRPGGSPGGWPHPLGRAQPGVSAPGEAAQWGPAALQAPALTRTGGAGPAAGQPLSARPADAEPGEEQPGHRRHSHEPAQLSLARPGHADTAHSVPIARSWHRRHAAPRRPGGVRARLEGGGGRHIAGRPRRRPASTGGSDHQPLAAGAGRRDGRAAGPPAPRALPRLAAHTPTAAGAGPRRHGGAAAADLHAARGSRRDRVLAQVRRACEPSGVGAGQAPQGSPLRDTLLLEHRHTTLRDPLHPHDVARQPSKPRLRQRLQLGPGTAGGPAFLVLPKEPGSHLCGQRQQNPYSLMTSLISGDRCPPRQSPPSSPTLEECSAWGNDHTSPAPLSPSAVIAAHSRGSQGRRCRPRPSGHQSHYPITTLDLD; encoded by the exons ATGGATTCGAAGTCCCAGGGGCAGGCAGGCCCTGTCCCAGGGGATGCAGCCTGTCTCAGGGGTGCAGCACCCTCCTCCTGCTG GATCCCCATTGCAAGAAGAAAGCCCTTCCCTTTCACCAAGGGGCGAGGCCCAGGGGCAGCAGCCTCCTCAGCTGGAAGAGGACCAGAGGGCTTGGCAGCGGCTGGAACAGCTCATCCTTGGACAG cTGGAAGAGCTGAAGCAGCAGCTGGAACatcaggaggaggagctgggccaGCTGCGCCTGGGAGTG GGAGCAACAGACTCAGAGAAAAGGGTTCAGCATCTGACTCTGGAGAACAAAGCCCTGAAACAGAGCTTGAGCCTTACTCGGGACCTCTTGCTGCACTGGGGCCCTGCCCCCCACACCAGGGCCCCCCAG GAGAAGGCAGAAGCCCTGCTGGAGCTCCGGGGGCGGCTTCAAGAAGCCCAGGACACCACGGAAGCCCTCCGAGTCCAG GACTACGTGCTCGCATGGCCAGCTTGCGTCAGGGCTGTGGGGACCTCCGGGGACTCGTCAGCACCTTTACCCAGAGCTGCCAGGGTTCTCTGAGCGAAGCCCAGGGACAG GTTTCCTGGGCTCTGGGGGCACTGTCAGCTGATGGGGCTGGGACTCAACTCGCGGAGGCGCCGCAGGGGCCTCTCCCTGGATGCCCAGGGCGGCTGCTGGAGCTCAAAG GAAACATCCGTGTGCTGTGTCGCCTGAGGCCAGGGACACCCTCCAGCCTGGTGAGCCTAGAGCCCGGCCCAGGTGGCACTGTTACTACCTGCTATCGAGGGCACCAGCGTCGCTTCCGCCTAGACTGGGTCTTCCCTCCACACGCCAGCCAGGAGGAG GTCTTCAGGGAACTGGAGTCTGCTGTGCTGTCCTGCCTCGGGGGCTACAGTGTCTGCATTTTCACCTACGGTCAGACAGGGACAGGGAAGACCTACAGCATGGAG GGCCCGCCTGAGGACCCCGGCATCGCTCCTAGGGCACTGCAGTCACTGTTTCGGGAGATGGGCACAGGCGGGCAGCACCGCGTGACCCTCAGCATGGTGGAGATCTACAACGAGGCTGTCAGGTCAGGGGCACCTGGTGCCTCCCGCCTTGCCCCCAGCCCCAACCCCTTCTGTCTCCACCCCCAGGCCCCCCAACGGAGCCCTGCCCTTTCTCACCAGGGACCTCCTTGCCCCAGGGCCTCCCCAGCGCCTGGCAGTGAGGCAGGGCCCAGCAGGCCAGGGGGGAGTCCAGGTGGCTGGCCTCACCCACTGGGACGTGCCCAGCCTGGAGTCTCTGCACCAGGTGAGGCTGCCCAGTGGGGCCCCGCAGCTCTCCAAGCCCCCGCCCTTACCCGCACCGGGGGCGCGGGCCCCGCCGCAGGCCAGCCCTTGTCCGCCCGTCCTGCAGATGCTGAGCCTGGGGAGGAGCAACCGGGCCACCGCCGCCACAGCCATGAACCAGCGCAGCTCTCGCTCGCACGCCCTGGTCACGCTGACACTGCGCACAGCGTCCCCATCGCGCGGTCCTGGCACCGCAG GCACGCTGCACCTCGTCGACCTGGCGGGGTCCGAGCGCGCCTGGAAGGCGGGGGCGGCCGGCACATCGCAGGAAGACCGCGACGGCGCCCAGCGTCTACGGGAGGCTCGGACCATCAACCGCTCGCTGCTGGCGCTGGGAGGCGTGATGGCCGCGCTGCGGGCCCGCCGGCCCCACGTGCCCTTCCGCGACTCGCAGCTCACACGCCTACTGCAGCCGGCGCTGGGCCCAGGCGCCACGGCGGTGCTGCTGCTGCAG ATCTCCACGCGGCCCGAGGATCTCGGCGAGACCGTGTGCTCGCTCAAGTTCGCCGAGCGTGTGAGCCGAGTGGAGTTGGGGCCGGCCAGGCCCCGCAGGGCTCCCCGCTCCGGGACACCCTCCTCCTTGAGCACCGACACACCACTCTCCGGGACCCCCTGCACCCCCACGACGTCGCCCGGCAGCCCTCCAAGCCCCGGCTTAGACAGCGGCTCCAGCTCGGCCCTGGCACCGCCGGAGGACCTGCCTTCCTAGTCCTGCCCAAGGAGCCTGGGTCACATCTCTGCGGGCAGAGGCAGCAAAATCCCTATTCCCTCATGACTTCCTTGATCTCTGGGGACCGATGCCCCCCCCGCCAGAGtccaccctcctctcccaccctggAGGAGTGCTCTGCCTGGGGTAATGATCacacctcccccgcccccttaTCACCATCTGCTGTTATCGCAGCGCACAGCAGGGGATCCCAGGGCCGCAGATGCAGACCGCGGCCAAGTGGTCACCAGAGTCACTATCCCATCACCACATTAGACTTGGATTGA